The following coding sequences lie in one Gemmatimonadota bacterium genomic window:
- a CDS encoding LuxR C-terminal-related transcriptional regulator produces MPPYRVVLDRLDRGDRPGALAALEAPGTDDPTAGESGPPTRILQLLRALLTQAPIRISAANAEQEPPPGQHEESRLLVTLERAGSATLALREGRVEDLVTDAAAAADASVPSRPWLTLYIGSLLQGAFRFTGDPMLRDRALEQLSQVADRIEHPHLAISARALMGTVHLMGGSYHAALDACASAIALADASGLASGPAVALAHQFRGYVLFEWNRLQEAEDALARAWELAGPNGRGVRSGVARVRAAVATARADGAAAERWLDELERIVAEPMTLRNREWLAAVRVRARLGSGDLGALADWLRTYDYRPEELARSESRALAARLHELEHLLAVLEGLGDWEALLATAPHLLRASGSLRHWYAVRALSAEAVALHALGRYGEAETRWSEALTRGARGSFVRVYLEGDPRRLDLLHDAAHGTGAAVAQARRVHAATDPAPDPSALPPLSERQRLVLSSLARGCSNKAIARELGLSLSTVKTHLRALFVKLDASSRTQALAHARRRGLL; encoded by the coding sequence ATGCCTCCCTACCGGGTCGTGCTGGACCGGCTCGATCGAGGCGACCGTCCGGGAGCGCTCGCCGCCCTCGAGGCTCCCGGGACGGACGACCCCACAGCGGGGGAGTCCGGCCCTCCTACCCGCATCCTGCAACTGCTCCGCGCGCTGCTGACGCAGGCCCCCATACGCATCTCAGCCGCGAACGCGGAGCAGGAGCCTCCGCCGGGCCAGCACGAGGAGAGCCGGCTGCTCGTGACCCTCGAACGGGCTGGCAGCGCCACGCTCGCTCTGCGTGAAGGACGCGTAGAGGACTTGGTGACGGACGCAGCCGCTGCGGCGGACGCGAGCGTACCCTCACGTCCCTGGCTCACGCTCTATATCGGCAGCCTGCTCCAGGGCGCGTTCCGCTTCACCGGGGATCCCATGCTCCGGGACCGGGCGCTCGAGCAGCTTTCGCAGGTAGCGGACCGGATCGAGCACCCCCACCTGGCCATCAGCGCGCGCGCTCTGATGGGTACGGTCCATCTCATGGGCGGGAGCTACCACGCTGCCCTCGACGCCTGTGCCTCCGCCATTGCCCTGGCGGATGCGAGTGGTCTCGCCAGCGGCCCCGCGGTCGCGCTCGCCCATCAGTTTCGTGGCTATGTGCTCTTCGAGTGGAATCGCCTGCAGGAGGCGGAGGACGCGCTCGCTCGTGCCTGGGAGTTGGCGGGGCCCAACGGGCGCGGCGTGCGCAGCGGCGTCGCGCGCGTCCGCGCAGCCGTCGCTACCGCCCGCGCCGACGGGGCCGCGGCCGAGCGGTGGCTCGACGAGTTGGAGCGCATCGTAGCCGAGCCCATGACGCTACGGAACCGCGAGTGGCTGGCGGCCGTCCGCGTGCGCGCCCGCCTGGGCTCCGGCGATCTGGGCGCTTTGGCGGACTGGCTCAGAACCTACGACTACCGACCCGAAGAGCTGGCCCGCAGCGAGAGCCGCGCGCTGGCGGCCCGGCTTCACGAGCTCGAGCACCTGCTGGCCGTATTGGAGGGACTGGGCGACTGGGAGGCGCTCCTCGCCACGGCGCCCCATCTGCTGCGGGCCAGCGGATCGCTTCGCCACTGGTACGCAGTGCGTGCCTTGAGCGCGGAGGCAGTGGCCTTGCACGCGCTCGGCCGCTACGGGGAGGCCGAGACTCGCTGGAGCGAGGCGCTCACGCGCGGTGCCCGCGGATCGTTCGTGCGGGTCTACCTGGAAGGGGATCCACGGCGCCTGGATCTGTTGCACGACGCCGCCCACGGCACCGGGGCCGCCGTCGCCCAGGCCCGTCGTGTGCACGCTGCGACCGACCCCGCTCCCGACCCGTCCGCACTGCCGCCGCTCAGCGAACGACAACGCCTGGTGCTGTCGAGCCTGGCACGAGGTTGCTCCAACAAGGCCATCGCTCGGGAGCTCGGTCTGTCTCTGAGCACGGTAAAGACCCACCTCCGTGCGCTCTTCGTGAAACTGGACGCCTCCTCACGCACGCAGGCGCTGGCCCATGCCCGCCGTCGCGGCTTGCTCTGA
- a CDS encoding amidohydrolase family protein, translating into MRPFRIPSAIGVCLLFASTTAGLHAQQPTDSTKPKRDLPLVPERTVEFDTDEGTWISLDVTPDGQSIVFELLGDLYRLPMEGGDAVRLAEGQGYDSQPRVSPDGQWIAFISDRDGADNLWVAKIDGTGARKLTRESQNAVMSPAWTADSQYIVYTERARSTELHMVHVNGGSGLTLGGGSAPGGGGAGGGGGRPAELGAVLSADGRYVYAARAAGGQGGRFPLWQVARRDLRSGDVDVLTQSEGSAIRPLLSPDGTQLVYGTRHETQTGLRIRDLESGADRWLVYPIQRDEQETGGAPSRDVLPGYAFTPDGSAVLFTEQGRIKRVSVADGSVRVIPFNAHVSLEVGPELNFPYRVPQGPVRARLVQDPRQSPDGRRLAFSVLTKVYVMDLPDGEPRRLTRTDAWEFKPVWSPDGRWIAYVTWDMQGGHIWKMRSDGQGQPQRLTEHEAFYTDLAFSPDGTRLVGLRANAYMRHQTFSEFGGLRVPLDLVWLDVNGGDVHLVSPARGLGVPHFGNDPDRIFVYSNDGLISLRYDGSDRRTHLKVTGPPSPRAPQPPAAEAVVMRPDGKWALAAVGNQLHVMAVPPVQSDPASVAIRSPSMPTKRITDIGADYFAWADGGETITWAIGSTYYRRPFASLDFTPEEGGARAGARPDTASADSSAAKPALDDDPAVEAVEIVMEFPRATPSGTIALRGATVITMNGDQVIPNADLIVTDNRIVGLGARGSVPIPSGAREVDVSGRFIVPGFVDTHAHWEFRTHDVLEPQNWSLVANLAYGVTAGLDVQTSTNDYFAYQDLVETGQAVGERAFMTGPGVFSSNDFQSYEATLSYLKRYKHHYRTPNIKSYMVGNRKQRQWVVQASKELQLMPTTEGGRDLKLDLTHAIDGFHGNEHTLPVVPLFKDVRELFVRTGIAYTPTLLVQYGGPIAEEYFYTTTEVHDDPKLNRFYPHNVLDDMSRRRGRWVREDEFSFDEAAAAAAEIQRAGGLVGVGGHGQLQGLGYHWEMWALAMGGMTPREVLQAATIDGAKIIGFAEDLGSLEVGKLADLVVLRRNPLDDIRNTNSVHYVMKNGELYDGDTLDQVWPVERPLAPFWWWSAQPPRH; encoded by the coding sequence ATGCGGCCTTTCCGAATCCCGTCGGCCATCGGTGTCTGCCTGTTGTTCGCCTCGACGACCGCGGGGCTCCACGCGCAGCAGCCGACCGACAGCACCAAGCCCAAGCGCGATCTGCCGTTGGTACCGGAGCGTACCGTGGAGTTCGACACGGACGAGGGGACCTGGATCTCGCTGGATGTGACGCCCGACGGGCAGAGCATCGTCTTCGAGCTGCTGGGAGATCTGTACCGCCTGCCCATGGAGGGCGGGGACGCCGTGCGCCTTGCGGAAGGCCAGGGCTACGACAGCCAACCCCGGGTGTCGCCGGACGGCCAGTGGATCGCCTTCATCTCGGACCGGGACGGGGCGGACAACCTGTGGGTGGCGAAGATCGACGGCACGGGTGCACGCAAGCTCACCCGGGAAAGCCAGAACGCGGTCATGTCCCCGGCCTGGACCGCGGACTCTCAGTACATCGTCTACACGGAGCGGGCTCGCAGCACCGAGTTGCACATGGTGCACGTGAACGGCGGCAGTGGCCTCACGCTGGGCGGGGGCAGCGCGCCCGGGGGTGGGGGTGCCGGCGGGGGCGGCGGACGTCCCGCGGAGTTGGGGGCGGTGCTCTCGGCGGACGGGCGCTACGTGTATGCGGCGCGCGCGGCTGGAGGGCAGGGCGGGCGCTTCCCCCTTTGGCAGGTGGCGCGTCGCGACTTGCGCAGCGGTGACGTGGACGTCCTGACCCAGAGCGAAGGCAGCGCCATCCGTCCGCTTCTGTCGCCGGACGGCACGCAGCTCGTGTACGGCACGCGGCACGAGACGCAGACCGGCTTGCGAATTCGCGATCTGGAGAGCGGCGCGGACCGTTGGCTGGTCTACCCGATCCAACGTGACGAACAGGAGACGGGCGGAGCGCCCAGCCGCGACGTGCTCCCCGGCTACGCCTTCACTCCCGACGGGAGCGCCGTTCTCTTCACGGAGCAGGGTCGTATCAAGCGCGTTTCGGTCGCCGATGGCAGCGTGCGCGTCATCCCCTTCAACGCCCATGTGTCCCTCGAAGTCGGTCCGGAGTTGAACTTCCCGTACCGGGTGCCCCAGGGGCCGGTGCGCGCTCGTCTGGTGCAAGATCCACGGCAGTCACCGGACGGTCGGCGATTGGCGTTCTCGGTACTGACCAAGGTGTACGTGATGGACCTGCCGGACGGAGAGCCCCGCCGTTTGACTCGCACGGACGCCTGGGAATTCAAGCCGGTGTGGTCGCCCGATGGCCGTTGGATCGCGTATGTGACCTGGGACATGCAGGGCGGGCACATCTGGAAGATGCGTTCGGACGGTCAGGGGCAGCCGCAGCGCCTCACAGAGCACGAGGCCTTCTACACGGATCTCGCCTTCTCGCCCGACGGAACCCGTTTGGTGGGCCTGCGGGCCAACGCGTACATGCGTCACCAGACGTTCTCCGAGTTCGGAGGACTGCGTGTTCCGCTCGACCTCGTATGGCTGGACGTCAACGGTGGGGACGTGCACCTGGTCTCGCCGGCCCGAGGCCTCGGCGTCCCGCACTTCGGGAACGACCCAGACCGGATCTTCGTCTACTCCAACGACGGGCTGATCTCACTGCGCTACGATGGCAGCGACCGCCGCACCCATCTGAAGGTGACCGGGCCGCCCAGTCCGCGAGCGCCCCAGCCGCCCGCGGCCGAGGCCGTGGTCATGCGGCCCGACGGGAAGTGGGCGTTGGCCGCGGTCGGGAACCAGCTGCACGTGATGGCCGTGCCTCCCGTGCAATCGGATCCGGCCAGCGTCGCGATCCGCAGCCCCTCGATGCCGACCAAGCGAATCACCGACATCGGGGCCGACTACTTCGCCTGGGCCGACGGAGGGGAGACCATCACCTGGGCGATTGGCTCCACGTACTATCGGCGGCCCTTCGCCAGTCTCGACTTCACGCCCGAGGAGGGAGGAGCGCGTGCCGGCGCGCGCCCGGACACCGCGAGTGCGGACTCGAGCGCGGCCAAGCCCGCCCTCGACGACGATCCGGCGGTCGAGGCCGTCGAAATCGTGATGGAGTTCCCGCGCGCCACCCCGTCGGGGACGATCGCGCTACGCGGTGCCACGGTGATCACGATGAACGGGGATCAGGTGATCCCCAATGCGGATCTGATCGTGACCGACAACCGCATCGTCGGGCTGGGCGCCCGGGGTTCCGTGCCCATCCCGAGCGGCGCGCGCGAGGTGGACGTGTCGGGGCGCTTCATCGTACCGGGGTTTGTCGATACGCATGCGCACTGGGAGTTCCGCACCCACGACGTGCTGGAGCCCCAGAACTGGTCCTTGGTGGCCAACCTGGCCTATGGCGTGACGGCGGGCCTGGATGTGCAGACCTCGACCAACGACTACTTCGCGTATCAGGACCTGGTGGAGACGGGGCAGGCGGTGGGGGAGCGGGCATTCATGACTGGTCCCGGGGTGTTCAGCTCCAACGACTTCCAGAGCTATGAGGCCACGCTCAGCTATCTGAAGCGCTACAAGCACCACTATCGCACGCCCAACATCAAGTCGTACATGGTGGGCAACCGCAAGCAGCGACAGTGGGTGGTGCAGGCCTCCAAAGAGTTGCAGCTCATGCCCACCACGGAAGGGGGGCGGGATCTCAAGCTCGATCTCACGCACGCCATCGACGGATTCCACGGGAACGAGCACACCCTTCCGGTCGTGCCGCTCTTCAAGGACGTGCGGGAGCTGTTCGTACGCACAGGGATCGCCTACACGCCTACGCTGCTCGTGCAATACGGCGGCCCCATCGCCGAGGAGTACTTCTACACCACCACCGAGGTGCACGACGACCCCAAGCTCAATCGCTTCTATCCCCACAACGTGCTGGACGACATGTCGCGCCGACGCGGGCGCTGGGTGCGGGAGGACGAGTTCAGCTTCGACGAGGCCGCTGCCGCCGCCGCCGAGATCCAACGCGCAGGCGGTTTGGTAGGGGTGGGGGGGCACGGCCAGCTGCAGGGTCTCGGCTATCACTGGGAGATGTGGGCACTGGCGATGGGGGGCATGACTCCGCGAGAGGTGTTGCAGGCCGCGACTATCGACGGGGCCAAGATCATCGGGTTCGCGGAGGACCTCGGCAGCCTCGAGGTGGGCAAGCTCGCGGACCTGGTGGTGCTGCGCCGGAACCCGCTGGACGACATCCGCAACACCAACTCCGTCCACTATGTGATGAAGAACGGCGAGCTCTACGACGGCGACACCCTGGACCAGGTCTGGCCCGTGGAGAGGCCGCTCGCTCCGTTCTGGTGGTGGAGCGCGCAGCCGCCGCGGCATTGA
- a CDS encoding DoxX family protein, with protein MEAFLDRLHAQARANPFFQRLAVVSRILLAVGFIPPSITKILGHRFTSLGLDTPVGYFFDALHRTGAWWQFIGWSQFTAGVLLLIPATATVGAVLFFPIILNIFVITVAVGFTGTPFVTGPMLLAAFFLLCWDYDRLKPMVWPTSRRDTPPLVLTRVEIAGYLVGGAAALVVLTAIRGLVPRGVVLPALVTGALAALLVLAGWIQAAMRHTPDPGSVR; from the coding sequence ATGGAAGCGTTTCTCGACCGCCTGCACGCGCAGGCCCGTGCCAATCCGTTCTTCCAGCGCCTCGCGGTGGTCAGCCGCATCCTGCTCGCGGTCGGGTTCATTCCGCCCTCGATCACGAAGATCTTGGGTCACCGCTTCACCAGCCTGGGATTGGACACACCGGTCGGCTACTTCTTCGACGCGCTGCACCGGACCGGGGCCTGGTGGCAGTTCATCGGGTGGAGCCAGTTCACGGCCGGTGTCCTGCTGCTGATCCCGGCCACGGCCACCGTGGGGGCGGTTCTCTTCTTTCCCATCATCCTCAACATCTTCGTGATCACTGTGGCGGTGGGCTTCACGGGCACACCGTTCGTGACCGGACCCATGCTGTTGGCGGCGTTCTTCCTGCTCTGCTGGGACTACGACCGCCTCAAGCCCATGGTGTGGCCCACGTCACGTCGCGACACACCGCCGCTGGTGCTCACGCGCGTCGAGATCGCTGGCTATCTGGTGGGAGGGGCGGCCGCGCTGGTGGTTCTGACGGCCATCCGAGGCCTGGTACCACGCGGTGTGGTACTCCCCGCCCTGGTCACGGGCGCGCTGGCGGCACTGCTCGTGCTGGCGGGATGGATCCAAGCGGCGATGCGGCACACACCCGACCCCGGGAGCGTCCGGTAA
- a CDS encoding serine hydrolase domain-containing protein, which translates to MCGVGALRSVVAFVAVVGGACLEGCRDPAGPEHRDDIAAWMQFYGINGVSVAVIRDFGLDYAETHGVKSGATRDPVTEHTLFQAASLTKAVSAVGIVRLAQEGALSLDQDVNDYLTSWQVPDNGLQAAEKVTLRRLLSHTAGTTVHGFRGYRYGEAVPSLVQILNGEPPANSPPVVVESVPGTRFSYSGGGYEIADLVVRDVTGVPFAEFVRERVLTPIGMSESTYEQPLAEAWRDRTASGYYANGSAVPGGHHIYPESAAAALWTTASDYARFLIELQLSLRGQSNRVLSRESAEMLIAEVRERYGLGVGLRSIHGQTYLWHAGANDGFRGGMLAHPTLGYGLVVLTNSDRGDELTEAVIAVIGKREHWPGY; encoded by the coding sequence ATGTGCGGGGTGGGAGCGCTTCGTTCGGTCGTTGCCTTCGTAGCCGTCGTAGGCGGTGCTTGCCTGGAGGGGTGCCGCGATCCGGCCGGCCCGGAGCATCGCGATGATATCGCGGCCTGGATGCAGTTCTACGGCATCAATGGTGTGAGCGTCGCAGTCATCCGGGACTTCGGCCTGGACTACGCGGAGACCCACGGAGTCAAGAGCGGCGCCACCCGGGATCCCGTCACCGAGCACACGCTCTTTCAGGCGGCATCGCTGACCAAGGCCGTATCGGCAGTGGGCATCGTACGCCTGGCCCAGGAAGGCGCGCTGTCGCTGGACCAGGACGTGAACGACTACCTCACGTCCTGGCAGGTTCCTGACAACGGCCTGCAGGCCGCTGAAAAAGTCACGCTGCGGCGGCTCCTCAGTCACACGGCCGGCACCACCGTGCATGGATTCCGCGGGTACCGCTACGGTGAGGCGGTCCCCTCCCTCGTTCAGATCCTGAACGGTGAGCCACCCGCGAACTCTCCTCCGGTGGTGGTGGAGTCGGTGCCGGGAACCCGGTTCAGCTACTCGGGAGGCGGGTACGAAATCGCCGACCTGGTGGTGCGAGACGTCACTGGCGTGCCTTTCGCCGAGTTCGTACGCGAACGCGTGCTCACTCCCATCGGCATGTCCGAGAGCACCTATGAGCAACCGCTGGCAGAGGCGTGGCGGGACAGGACCGCATCGGGCTACTACGCGAACGGCAGCGCCGTGCCCGGTGGCCACCATATCTACCCGGAAAGCGCGGCGGCGGCGCTGTGGACGACGGCGTCCGACTACGCGCGCTTTCTCATCGAGCTCCAGCTTTCTCTGCGTGGGCAGTCGAACAGAGTGCTTTCGCGCGAGAGCGCGGAGATGCTGATCGCCGAAGTCAGAGAACGCTATGGACTGGGCGTTGGCCTGCGATCCATCCACGGTCAGACGTACCTCTGGCACGCCGGTGCCAACGACGGCTTCCGCGGAGGGATGTTGGCGCATCCCACCCTCGGCTACGGCCTTGTGGTTCTGACCAACAGTGATCGTGGGGACGAGCTGACGGAAGCGGTGATCGCGGTCATCGGAAAACGGGAGCACTGGCCGGGCTACTAG
- a CDS encoding serine hydrolase, which translates to MKSQRRWRVSRGRGLSALGGLCLAAAAVVALPGRADSYPLDGYERTGIRRLRVYRQINDGALPGNIRLKPGAQLPSSAIRLRLADTNPSFDVGADTPRDAALQEGIERIVGRRHSSYRVAVLDITDPQHPRYAAVKPNEGYIPGSVGKLLVMTGLFNELRKRFPTDLAAREELLRTTRIVADAWVMPNSHEVPVVNEDMTRVTHRSIRIGDEFTLWEWLDHMVSPSSNAAGSMVWKHVLLMNHFGSRYPVSKEEEDAFFANTPKAELTDRAIEVLEAPLREMGLDTEQLRLRTFFTRGAERIIPGRSSYATPQELVRWLLKLEQGKVVDRWSSEEMKRLLYFTRRRYRYAFSPELDQAAVYFKSGSLYRCRPEEGYSCGQYRGNAENLMHAVAIVEAPARPDTVQHVYLISMMSNVLKVNSASEHAELGTQIERFIRGLHVPASGSTESSAEVRP; encoded by the coding sequence TTGAAGTCGCAGCGCCGCTGGCGGGTCTCGCGGGGGCGGGGTCTTTCCGCTCTGGGCGGGCTGTGCCTGGCCGCCGCGGCGGTCGTGGCTCTGCCCGGTAGGGCCGACTCCTATCCGCTGGACGGGTACGAGCGCACCGGCATCCGTCGGCTGCGCGTCTATCGTCAGATCAACGACGGGGCCTTGCCGGGCAACATTCGTCTCAAGCCCGGAGCTCAGCTCCCCAGCAGCGCCATCCGCTTGCGGCTGGCCGATACGAATCCCTCGTTCGACGTAGGGGCGGATACGCCGCGCGATGCCGCGCTGCAAGAGGGGATCGAGCGGATCGTCGGGCGGCGACACTCCTCCTACCGCGTCGCGGTGCTGGACATCACCGATCCCCAGCATCCGCGCTACGCTGCGGTCAAACCCAACGAGGGCTACATCCCCGGGAGCGTGGGCAAGCTGCTGGTGATGACAGGGCTGTTCAACGAGCTGAGGAAGCGTTTTCCCACCGACTTGGCCGCCCGCGAGGAGTTGCTGCGCACCACCCGGATCGTCGCTGACGCCTGGGTCATGCCGAACTCCCACGAGGTCCCGGTGGTCAACGAGGACATGACGCGCGTCACCCATCGCTCCATCCGCATCGGCGACGAATTCACGCTGTGGGAGTGGCTGGACCACATGGTCTCACCCAGCTCCAACGCAGCGGGGTCGATGGTGTGGAAGCACGTCCTCCTCATGAACCATTTCGGGTCGCGCTACCCGGTGTCCAAGGAAGAGGAAGACGCCTTCTTCGCCAACACCCCCAAGGCCGAGCTCACCGATCGGGCCATCGAGGTGCTGGAGGCGCCCCTGCGGGAGATGGGCCTCGATACCGAACAGCTCCGCTTGCGCACGTTCTTCACCCGGGGTGCCGAGCGGATCATTCCGGGGCGCTCCAGCTACGCCACTCCACAGGAGTTGGTGCGCTGGCTGCTCAAGTTGGAGCAGGGCAAGGTGGTGGACCGCTGGAGCAGCGAGGAGATGAAGCGGCTGCTCTACTTCACGCGGCGGCGCTATCGCTACGCCTTCTCTCCCGAGCTCGATCAGGCCGCGGTCTACTTCAAATCCGGATCCCTCTATCGATGCCGTCCCGAAGAGGGGTACTCCTGCGGCCAGTACCGCGGCAACGCCGAGAACCTGATGCATGCCGTGGCCATCGTGGAGGCGCCGGCGCGACCGGACACAGTACAGCATGTCTACCTCATCTCGATGATGAGCAACGTGCTCAAGGTCAATTCAGCCAGTGAGCATGCCGAGCTGGGCACACAGATCGAACGGTTCATCCGGGGTCTGCATGTGCCGGCGTCCGGCTCCACCGAATCGTCAGCGGAGGTCCGTCCTTGA
- a CDS encoding serine hydrolase, which produces MKTRVLLFFVLALWLPSTPALAQRVGDSGASSVPVRASGGGTLESFSFPDPDASLQRGLERVLARAPFRDLVRQGALSVALIDLSDPEHVRYAGYDEDHMRYAASLPKIGILLGVFDQVEKGELEYTPELRRDLELMIRNSSNQKSSELIRRVGFQTIANVLQEPRYQLYSQARNGGIWVGRGYGGMGLWRRDPIAQLSHGATARQVARFMVMMDQGLLISPWASAEMKDIMGEPAIHHKFVAGLDARPGSRIYRKSGTWSRWHADAALVERDGKKYVAVGLLETERNPGYLRDLIVSLDDLVFRPSASPRVVGSSNEER; this is translated from the coding sequence TTGAAGACGCGGGTCCTTCTATTCTTCGTGCTCGCCCTTTGGCTTCCGTCGACTCCGGCCCTGGCGCAGCGTGTCGGGGATTCGGGCGCAAGCAGCGTCCCCGTGCGGGCGAGTGGTGGGGGCACCCTGGAGAGCTTCTCGTTTCCCGATCCGGACGCGAGTCTGCAACGCGGCCTGGAGCGGGTACTGGCCCGGGCACCCTTCCGCGATCTGGTGCGGCAAGGGGCATTGTCGGTGGCGCTCATCGACCTGAGTGATCCGGAGCACGTCCGCTACGCCGGATACGACGAAGACCACATGCGCTACGCGGCGAGCCTGCCGAAAATCGGCATCCTGCTCGGTGTTTTCGATCAGGTCGAAAAAGGCGAGCTGGAGTACACGCCGGAGCTGCGTAGGGATCTCGAGTTGATGATCCGCAACTCGTCGAACCAGAAGTCGAGTGAGTTGATCCGTCGCGTCGGGTTCCAGACCATCGCAAACGTGCTGCAGGAGCCGCGCTATCAGCTCTACTCCCAGGCGCGCAACGGCGGCATATGGGTCGGAAGGGGCTACGGCGGGATGGGCCTGTGGCGTCGCGATCCGATTGCGCAGCTGTCACACGGGGCGACGGCCCGGCAGGTGGCGCGCTTCATGGTGATGATGGATCAGGGTCTGCTGATCAGTCCCTGGGCGTCCGCGGAAATGAAGGACATCATGGGCGAGCCGGCGATCCACCATAAGTTCGTGGCCGGGTTGGATGCCCGGCCGGGGTCGCGCATCTACCGGAAGTCCGGGACCTGGAGCCGCTGGCACGCCGATGCCGCCTTGGTGGAGCGGGACGGAAAGAAGTACGTGGCGGTGGGGCTGTTGGAGACCGAACGCAATCCGGGCTACCTCCGCGACCTCATCGTGTCCCTGGACGACCTGGTCTTCCGGCCCAGCGCGTCACCGCGGGTGGTGGGTTCCTCCAACGAGGAGCGGTAG